The DNA region gctgccagagctccaggagggtttggatgatcctctggggcacagggtgggattgttggggtgtctgtgcagggccaggagttgatAATCCCTGTGgctccaactcaggatattctgtggtCCTAACAGGAGTTGGGCCACATGATACACACAGCAGGGAGTCTCTCCCAGCTTACAGTGTCCTTCTTGCCCCATCAgcaaggacagagagagaaaattcccattaagagaggagaaaatggcccagaagaagagactgacacccTGGGACtcaaattcttccctgtggaaAAGGATGAGTAAAACCAAACCAGCTGAGAGGCAGTGAAGTCTGTGGGAATTGCCTGGGATTTGAGCCAAGCTAACAAGCAACGGTTAAAATTATTCCTGACCCACTGAGGTGATtatgcaggagcagaggaagtgGAAATGTGCTATCCAGAGGATGGACAGAGGGGAGGATGCCAGGGCATTTTTCTGAAGATTCTGGAACTGTCAGGGGTACCCAGGCACTGCAGCCTCAGCTGGTGGAGGGCCTCAGTTCTGTGCCTTTTGGGAATACTTCTTGCTCAGAAGGGAAGGACAGAGCCATGGGATACAGAAGGAAACACTGCTAAGCAGAACACAAGCCTTACAGCTGcttcagcaagagcagcagctaCGAGGCAAGTGGCTCCTACCACACCAGCACCATAAAAACCAGCCTGTCACAGGAAGAACAGGACACTGCTACacacaggagggtttgggggctgCCACCAACCAACCCACGAGTGCATTAATCTAATTCCCTGCCTGTCAATAGTTCTGCAGTTGAGATGCAGAACACCCTGTTCTGAGTCACTCCCACTGTTCTTTCCGTGCCACGTGGCCCTGCATCACAGGAAGGCACTTAGGgaagtgcagctcctgcaccaCACTCCACCCCCAGGGCTGTTTCGGGGCAAGGAACCCCAAACACgaggctgaggggctgcagggaagtgAATGAGGTAGAAAACCAACCGCTGCCTCCTTGGCCTTGAACTCCTTCTCCCGCTGCAGGCGGTACTGCTCGATCTCTGCCTGGGCTTCCTCCTTGGCCTGCTTCAGCCTCCGgttcttccctgctcccagagaataaaacaagggaaagaaagaagagaaagcactCAGAGCTtgctgccccacagctctgcagctccccatTGCACAACTATCACCACAGAGTTTGCTACTGCAGCAGTTCCCTGTGTAGGAGGCCCCAGCCAAGCCCCCCTCAGTGATCTCGGGGGCACAAGGGTCACCCCACCAAACCACAGCCAGGAGCTTCCCCCTCTGAGCAGTGGAGAGCTTCTCTGGGGCACTGGATGCACTGGGCAATGTTCAGCTCTGCCCTTACTCATACAatgaatcccagaatggttttggttggaagggaccttaaagctcatctcattccacccctgccatgggcagggacaccttccactagcccaggttgctccaagccctgtccaacctggccttggacacttccagggatccaggggcagccacagcttctctggcaagctgtgccagggcctctccaccctcacagggaagaattccttcccaatatcccatctaaccctgccctctggcagtttagAACCACTGCCCCCTGCCCTGTCGCTCTCAGCCCATATCAAaagcccctctccctcctttgtACCAgccccctttaggcactggaaggggctctaaagTCACAccagagccttcttttctccagttgAACACCCCCAGCCTGTcttcagagcagaggggctccagccctctgatcatcctggtgcctcctctggactctctccagcagctccatgtccttgctgtgctgttccccagggctggaacagctctgcaggggggtctcacctgaggggcagaggggcagaatccccccctgccctgctgcccacgctgggggatcTGCCCTGGACACAGTTGGTTTCTGGCTGCCAGTGCAtatccagcttttcatccacgAGAACCCCCCAATCCTCCTCCACAGGGACACTCCCAACGAgttcttctcccagtctgtacccacccctggcactgccccaaCCCACCCCGAGcctgcagcctctctgggaGACCCCAAAAGAGCCCAGCAGAAAGAACACTTAGTCTTAGCTTTGCCCCAGACCAACTGTGAAACCCAGAGCAAAACTGGGCACTGCCTCAACTTCCCCTCTTGGACTTCCCAGCTCATTTTCCCCTCCAAGATTTATCATCATTGGAGTGAACTACACAAGTCTGCTTCTTGCAACACTGTCAGGGGGTTGAACAAGTCAGGGCAGATAGATAAATATAGATATAGACAGATACAGATGAATATGGATATATACAGATAGACAGCTGTAGATATAGAcagatagatatagatagacatatatatagatagatatagatatagatagatagatagacatagatatagatagatagatagatatagatagatatagacatagatagagatagagatagatatatagatagagatagatatatagatatagacaGATATAGATAGATACAGATAGATATAAATTGATATAGGTATATAGATAgagatagatatagatatacaGATATAGATAGacatagatatagatagatatagatatacaGATATAGCTATAGAcagatatagatagatataggTATGTCTGAAGCAGGAAAAATTTGCAAAGTTGGGGCTCTTTGTAACCAGGATTTATCttatttaacagtaaaatcTAACTTGGATCGCCAAGGAATACCTCTCAGCTCTCTGAAACACCTAACCACGGATGGGAAACACAGTTTCcaccaagaaaaaagaagttaaaggtgggaaggacagagaaaagCGCAGGCACCCCCAAGTGACGCCGCTGCCGTGCCCAGGCCGGGGCCTGATGGTGACGGGGCCGAGAGCCACGGGGCTGCTCCGAGGCCCGGCACGGGGGTCCCACAGCGGTCACAGAGCCCACACCGAGCCCACACCGAGCCCACACCGAGCCCACACGGCCGGGCCGCGAGGCCTGAGGCGGCCGCGCCGGCACAGGCCGGGCCTGTCTACCCCGGGTTCCCCCGCCGCCTCAGCGCCCGTGGCCTGGCCTGGAGGAGCCGCGCCGTGCCGTACTCACGTTTGCGGGCCTCGGCCACCTTCTCGGCGGCACGTTTCTCggcctgcagcagctgctggatgcCCTGCGACTGGCTCGCCATGGCGGCTCCCGCACCCACCgagcgccggggccgcgggcggCGCCACGGGGACACGCCCACACGGGGACGGGCACGCCCACAGCGGCAGGGACACGCCCACGCCCGCACCATGTTGGATAAGGACACGCCCTGACCACGCCCCCACCGCGCGGGCCACGCCCCCTCAGTAACGTTTCCACCGCGGAGGTCACGCCCCCATCAGGCCACGCCCCCTCGCCCCAAGCTCCGCCCCCAGggggatttttaatttaagtgtatcacaaaattacagaatcaaccgggttggaaaagacctctgagatcatcgagtccaacctgtgacccaacctcaccttgtcacccagaccatggcactgatgccacatccaggctctgctcaaacacctccagggacgggcactccaccccctccctgggcagcccattccaagggctgatccctctctctgcaaaCAACTTCTGCCCCATggccaacctaaacctgccctggggcagctcaaggctgggccctcttgtcctgctgctggttcctggcagcagagcccgacccccccctggctcccccctcctgtcagggagttgcagagagtgagaaggtctcccctgagcctcctcctgtccaggctgagcccccccagctccctcagcctctcctcacagcgcttgtgctccagacccttccccagcctcgttgcccttctctggaccttctccagcccctccatgtccttcctgagctgaggggccacaactgggcacagcactccaggggtaTTTCCCCAGGGTGTGGTCTAACAGACTTGTTCCTAAGAAGCTCTTTAACATCAGAGCTGTTGAATCTAAGTCAACTGTTTTCTACTTTTGGGAAAGGGATGTAGGTCCTTGGTTCTTTTAATCTACTACCTGATCAATGAGGTCCCACCTCCCTTTATCGACAGTCCCAAGGTGTTTCTTTGCCCCCCCGCCACAAAATCTGCAGTCAGCCCACCTTAAACCCCTTCAAGAAAGCAGTGTTggggggttatttttatttatttcatgagttttaatttttaaattatttatttccatgatTAGAAGTGCAGCAGTCCCAGGATACACATCATGCTCCCCATGGGATGCTTTGGTCCCCTCTGAGCTGTGCCATCCCCTCCAGTGTTTGTGTCACCCCAAGCACAGACCCACTGACACACAGGAGAGTTTATAATCATCAAGAACCCCCTTCTCCAGGGGCTCCCACTGCCCCCAAACATCCCCTCACCTCACCCCATCCCGCCCAACCCTCACCCATCACACCCCAGGGACAATTTTAAAGCCCTGAGCGCAGCTTCCCCAGCATCTTTCAAGGCATAAATTACAATTATTGTTGAATAATAGTGCTCTGATGAAGCAGGAGAGCCAGGACAGTGACTCATCGCTGCCGAGGGGCTGCTGGGCCACCTCCTCCATCCCCCGTGATGGAAGGGACAGGAGAAGATGAATCAAAAGCATATTTATAGTGCTCAGTAGGAATTCTGAGTGTTTTCAGGGTGACCTTCAGCTGGGCCCAGCGATGAACTAAATGGGTTTAGCAGGTCTGTCCATCCAGGGGGGTATTTGcttcaggaaaagagagagaaaaggaaacaccaGGAGAGGAGGTGCAAATTTGGGGTTTGAAGCAAGCCTGGGATGGGGCACAAGGATCAagaagagctgctgggagcaaaGGGCTGAGCTGTGGCATGGACTGGTCTATGCTGGCAGAAGGGAAATCCAGCAAATCTGGTGCCACATCATCTGTCACAGACAGGGCAGGTTTGGCCAAGAGGACACAGCTCAGTTGTGCTGGTTATCAATGAGCACGGAAAGGATGGAAAATCATAGAAACACCATAGAAGGGCttaggctggaagggactttcacTAGTTCCAACCTTCCCTGACATTCTGTCTCTATTCCAAAATACACCACAGCCAAAACACCTGCTGGGGCTCAACTGGGACACACCCAGACTGCTTTTAAACAGTAACGACCCAGAGATGAGACCCTCCTTATCTGACCCCAaacctgagcagctcctgcccccctctcccctcagaCCTTTGCCAAAGGCCACGAAATCATTAAAGTCTCCCCCTGACTCCCCCAGCCCTCAATCCCAGTCCCATCCAGAAACCCCCCATCCTCATTAGCTGCTCCAGTTTTTGTTTCAGGGATGTCCCCTGCTGCTAATTAAAGCACTTGAGCTGAACCCAGAGATGATCCCAGAGCAGGGTGCTCTGAAGGGATACCAGGGATCAAACAGGCTTTGCACAAAGGggtccagccctgccctgaagtcacagccagcactggggGGGTTATTTTGCTCCTGGGTGATGGTGATTTTTAGCCTCACAGCTTCTCTCTGCAAGGTGATGATGATAACATTGCCCTTTTCTACCCTAGAACTACCCCAACTTTTCAGAACTACGCTAACTTTTCAGATAAAAATCCCTCCAAATTCCAGCTTTGTGTCACCTAAAAAACATGTGATGAGTTTTCAACCATTTCATTCTGAGAGTTAACAAACGAGGCGATAACAGCTCGTGTTTAAAACAATCCTTTGCTTGGTTGTGCTGCTTTCTAGTTTATTACTGCCCAAAAAGCTACTTGAAACCTCATGTGAAACACTTGTGAATCCCAAAGCTGTTTGATTAACTTCTCCACTCCcttaaaactgttaaaaattgcttttcccttcttgcattaaaaaaaaaaaaatatttccaatccTCAAACCTGCCCAGGTGTGGATAAGAGCTGCTGGTACAGCTTTAATTCTGCCAGCAATGGATTTATAATTAATTAGTATCACAAGTACTTCTGAACTTGGCTTTTTATTCCCTCAGATTCATTGAACAGGAGCTTGTAATTTGCTATTAAAGAAAGCAGCAATTACTGACACTGATAATGTCATCCCCTTATTTGTCCAGCACTGATTTCTTAATATGATAAACTTTACTAATCCTAAATTTCACGTACCTCACATTCAGCAGAGACTGGAGGAAGAATATCTTTAGAAGATTAAGGCTAGTCCTGCTCTCTAACAGGGGGaaataaattgttaaaataaagaaataaaagcattttctttgccttcttccACAGGTCAGagtaatgaaaattaaatcaaacgcatttcttaattttctttctttttccaaaagcttttttttttattattttcttgcaaGTGTTGAggacttatttttcattttggagctgcatctttcctctttctgctttttttcctacactGGCTCATAACTCCAAGTGTGGGTCACACAGGTTCCTGAAACAGCAGAAGATGTTTCtagaagtaggaaaaaatacagcttgtctttattagtttttttatttattttttttttttagtttccaAGCCCAGCAAACATGTGCCATGTCTTATGATCCCTCAGTCATTAAAGATTCCCAGACACATTTCAGAAGAATGAGATTTTAAACACCGTCTCTGGCTGCTTTCCAGATCAGGTAATTACATTTTCCCTCTCTAAAATCCCTTGCACTTTCAACTGGATACGTTATTATTCTCCATTCCCCCAGTTAAACTGTTATTTTGTGCAATTGTTACTCTTTTGGGGAGTTTTTGTGTCAACTGCCTGGGAACCAAACTGGTCTCTATTTTCTGAGGTTTAATTCATTAACACAAATCACTTCAAGGCATTGAGATGATGCAGCTGCCAGATGTTGATAAACGATCATTAATTGATCATTAAAAGACAACCAGTGAATAATCACCAATTAGCAATAGTTCAAAgggatattttaaatttataagcAGAGTATTAGAAATCCAAGTGCAACCTAGCAGTAGATTTACATAGAAATCAATTAAACCCTGAAGTGAACAAGCCTGTACCACTTGTCTGTACTTGACCCACACCAAGAACTTGGCTCAAATCCCCCAAAATAACAAAGAATGTTTCATTTATCATTTGGAGTTCCTTTGTGATCAAGGACAATTTAAAGCCTGGAGTAACCCGATTGCAGTGATGGAATTACACCCGAATGGACTCACATTTATATGGtaagaattgatttttttttaaaaagcagttcaAGAAGCCATATTTCTGTGTCAGCTCTTGTTACACCTTCCTTTGGGATAAGAAAACTGCTCTGGGGAGCTGGTGCCAGCGTTCACCAGGGAGCCTGGAGACTCCCTTCTGGAGCATCACCCACTGTTAGGACCCAAACAGTGAGAGATGCCTCTGTGGCAGCATAATTTACCCTGGCAAGGCCTAAAATCCAGTCAGAGAAATGCAAACAGTGCAAGTTATTCGGGGTGAGTTACTGCTGACACTGGTTGGGTGGTGAATTATCCTAAAATCAACCTGGCTCACCCAACTccaaacacacatcctgctttttgaagCGGGATTTGACAGATAAGCTGCTGGCTGGCCTGGAAATCTGTGACTGGCAGTCAAACACTTCATAAAAGCCCAGTCCAACTTTCATATGGCAGATTCTTCCACAGACTCTCTTGGAGAGTGTGGAGCTGGGAAATCTCTTCCTGGTCACTCCCAGGGGTCAAGAGAGAAACCTGCTGTGGTCGTGTGGTGAGTTACATCAAACTCTGCTTAGTGGTTGTTTCTCTTTGCTACCTTTGACAcaattgctttaatataattattttgataCAGCTGCTTTAATAAAATTGCTTTGATATAGTGCCCTACACTATTTGATGGTATATCATACCCTACTAGCAGCTTTTTAGCTTTTACACTCTGTAATGAATAATTCTGATCAAGATCTTTCATCTGCTCGTTTGCCCAGTCATttatcataataaataattaattttatataaatacatctgatttgccatcattaaaacctgcaggacaaagGGATTTGTTCACCCTGGGCTGAGATAACCCCCCAGACAAACTGTACCACCTTTTTCCTATCTCTAGTTCTCATTGTGGTGGTTTAACTCACAGTCCAAGTTCCTGGTATCCACAGAGGATTATTCAGGGGGGCTTTGGTGGGTGTTGGTGGCCACAAATGCCATGTGTCCCACAGCTTGGGGTGAGCTTTGTTTGACCAGTGATCCGTGAACAGTTTGCCACAGGGGGAATTTTGGTCTGGATGCATTTTCCAGGATGTGTGAGCCTCCCTTTTGCTTCATTCTGTGCTTATCTCGTGACAAAGTCCCTCTGTGTCCTGAGCAGCATTTGAGACAGGCAACTGTGATCTTTAAATCCTTCCACCCACCAGTCTGAGCTCCACATAAATCAGGATCTTTTCATGGGAGCTGGGGAAGCTGGCAGCTCTGTTTATGTATTCTGTTGTGATGAAATGTCAGCAGACCTTATTAATTCCTTGTGTACCAAAAGAAACCTTCCAGTCATCTTTCCTTGACATCTCCTGGCTTCCATCCTTAATCAGAGGTCAAGTGTCCCTTGCAAAGGACGTGTCTGGAAAGATTCCTTAGTCTGACACGTGACTGAGGGGGCAGTTGCCCCTCTGAGGGACCTGGTGTGTCCAACATCCTCGGATTCCTGCCCCAGGGAACACACTGGAAGAGCTGTTATGGACTCAGCCACATCCATACAGGGTACAGGTCAGCTGGATTTTTAGATATggcagcaaaacaaagcaggtCCTGGTATACAAAATAAGAAACACCAGCCCAGAAGCTTGGAGTGCTGAAGGCAACTGCCAGTTCTTCACAAGCTCCTACAAGAACAGGAGTATTACTCTCGCTCCACTGGGAAGAAACACACGGAAAATCTTGTTTTCTCCATATTAAAAGgatctttcagcttttcagctccGCTTTCTCTGCCCCAACCCCCTGAGTAATGTCACTGTGTGCCACTGCTGGGCTGGTGATGGATGATACAGCCCCTGTGTACACAGACTGCTTGATGCTTGGAGATGGTTGAGAGTAAATGAGTCTGATGCTGTGGTTGTGTCATTATCAGCACTGCCTGGAAAGATCAGAAACGTCTGAGGCCGCAGTTTAATTTGGATGCTTATCATAAACTCgagagaaatggaaatgtgtgacaagaacaaaacactgcagcagCGACACCGAGCAGCTGAGGTAtttccaggctgcagaggaagagctgtgggtgctggggggggtcCTTCCTCTTACCTGTTCAAACAAAAACGATGCTGAGGAGCATCCAAGGGGCTGGAGCAAACATCCCACTTGCCTCTGGGGCCTGAGGAGGTGTATAACAAGAGCTGCTGATGTGCAGGTTCCTCGTGGGACTGCTCCCATCGCTCAGCTCCAGGGCTCCTGCCTGCTAAATGAAGCAGATTTATCTCCATAAAGTCAGTGGAGTGATGGACCCTTCGCTGCAGAAGTTCAGCCCAACGCTCTGAATTACCCCAGGAAGGTGAACTTTCCTCACTCCCAACTCAGCAGAGTTTGGAGCCTGAAGTCAGACAACAAATAGCTCctaaaattagtttttttcaGAGGTACACAAGCACCTATGCATGCAGAGAGCTGCCTGGTGGAACTAATTTGTTTACAAcgttcacaggaaaaaaaaatcttaataacCAATTTCTATATTTAGTCTGAGTACCTTTGAAAACTCCAAGCTCCATAGCCCTGTGCTTCCTGTCCCCTTCCACTCATGTGGGGCTAcaggaaaaagccaaaaataaacTCACAGCCAGCACAACCCTCCCGTGGTCCTGATGTTTGTCAAACATGACCCAaaggctgctgctctgtttggCCACGCTGTAGACCCAGTTTTTGACTCTTAATTACACAGTTCATTGCAGAGCCAAGCAAAATACCCAGTTTACCTGAATTAGCCCCCCgttctctccctgctcttcccttccccagatCAAaaccctgctccatcccactTGATTTCCATTGTGATTTGCCAGACAGCTCTTTGctgcagggaaaaagaaaaaaaatcaatctgttTTTCCACTACTTCATCCATCAGCTTCATGCATCGAGCCTTCTGCTGGCAGGATGAGCTCTGCAGCACTTGGCCACCACCAAACCAGCCCAGGGCCATGTGGGCAGCGAGTTCCAGAGCTGCAATGATCTGCCTGactgtgccatgggcaggggcacaggagCACAGCTCAGGCTCCATGGGATGAAGTCACACTCCAGTAGGTTTCAGGATATTAATAACATGATTAACCTGAAACAACCACAGTAACAAATTGATTATCAAGAGTAATAAATCATcttacacatacacacacacacaggtagcctggggtttgggggttttttgtttgggttttttttgcattgcaAAGCCATGAGTCCATCCACAGGACTGAACAACCACCAGTATGGAGcaacagcctggaaaaggcCAAGCAAAACTTGATTAGGGGTGCAGAAGGCAAAGGAGGAGAAGGCTGCTGGCTTTTACATCTCTAAGATGTGGATACAAGCCATGtggcttctttttctgcttctctccacCTACTGCCCAGTCCTTTCCAGAAGACTTTGGGAATGACtttgcagggctggagccaggacaAGACATGGCTGCTCTGGGTGTGAAGGGCACAGGCAGGAAtgtccccagcactgagcaATCCAGAGAGACAAGTTACACCAGGGAGCTGAGGGATGGGCTGCTCCCCCCTGTATCCCAAAGCCCTGAGCTCCCTGGACTGGCTCATGCAGTTTTCCATACACAACCCTTGGAATTCAAGGATTCTAaaggctcagccctgctggatCCACAGTAGCAGGGATCCAGCAGGGCTCATGGTGCTGCAGTGTTTGAAGGACATGAAAGCACCAGATCCATGGAGTGGATTTGGGTGTCTGGGATCTTGAGCTCTCATTTCCTTCAAGGCACAAGTGAATAACTCCTGCACAGGGACTACAGGTCATCTGCTCACATCAGTGAGTGAAACAAAGTCCTGCTCACAGCCAGGGAGGGAGAGTCACAGCCCTGCCTTGGGGATGGCACTGCCTGGCCTGGGAGGTTCATTAACCAtgggctggggcactgccctGCACGTGTCCACatccacagagctgcagagggaaagagCACGTGCCTCCCAGCCTCTGAAGCAGGCTATTTATAACATCAAGGAACATTCCAGgggataattttaaaatcaggcacagaagcagcagcagagaaacagccaTTTGGCTTGGGATCAG from Chiroxiphia lanceolata isolate bChiLan1 chromosome 21, bChiLan1.pri, whole genome shotgun sequence includes:
- the ATP6V1G1 gene encoding V-type proton ATPase subunit G 1, whose protein sequence is MASQSQGIQQLLQAEKRAAEKVAEARKRKNRRLKQAKEEAQAEIEQYRLQREKEFKAKEAAALGSHGSCTTEVEKETQEKMSVIQQNFQKNREVVLSQLLSLVCDIKPEIHVNYRING